The Belonocnema kinseyi isolate 2016_QV_RU_SX_M_011 chromosome 2, B_treatae_v1, whole genome shotgun sequence nucleotide sequence tctttttactctagtaagaagttgcggatctagcaaaaaaaacgtttttcaaaaattgtgcccgtaatttttgatttttcaaaaaaactatttacgGCACAAGTGAGCACAAGTCTagcacaatttagcacaacttaaattttttagaaaaaataagtttgcggatctaaGTTCCGGGACATCACTCAAAACACAAGACTTCGAGTCTCCAGCCctgaaattagaaataaatatgaattgatacaaaattttatcAATGTTATATATTGATATATCGGATTCACATTTAAAAATCGAggttgaaaaaagcataaaaaaatcgTCCGTTTAGGCATTAATGGGTTAAATGTTTAGattatttttatgcatttttctaaTGTAATAAAATATCTTCTTCGCAAACTAATGTACACACAGGCAtgtgaaataaaaagaaacacaTTTAACTGTCGTATTCAAATTACAATACTATAAAATAGGaactagaaaaatagaaaatcggattaatagaggaatttttaacgaaaataggagaataatagtagattaaataaattgttttagagaaaatgaaTGTACTTATTATATCGAGTTTAATatgaacgctttaaattcctgaccttttcagtaaaaatatcgcaatttcaagaaaaaaatgaatttttaaccaaaaagattaaataacaaccaagaatatcaattttctactaagacaaaccatttttcgacagaatatataaattctcaaacaaatagttgaactttttactaaaaaatatctattttcgacaacaaaaaattgacagaaataatttgatttttcattccaagtagataaattttcaataaataagtttgTTCTCAAACAAGgaagataaattattaaagaaatagctgaattttcatagaaaacataatttattgtcaacaaaacagttgaattttaaagaaaaaagttcatttttaactaaaaaagattactatttttttatcaaaaaagcaaatgatcaacaaagcagttgaatttccaaataaaaaatatgactttttaacgaaataattgaattgtcaataaaataatcaaattttcaaccaagtaattaaatttctaacaaaaaaattagattttcaaccaaaaaaagatgaacttttaactaaaaatataataggattaaatcagtttttaattaacaaaaaataaaacaagcaAAACTGTGTGACAGCCATGTACGTAATAAATTCCTTCTTAAATTGCAGGCATTTAATGCACAATTCAGAAAAGTCATCAAATTGAACAATTACCATATATTTAATgatatactttttataataatataaattaataatcgcttttatttattaaaaatattttctttcgtcCGGAAGTTTGgagaagtaaaataataaaaaccattTCTGAAAGAGATcgtttatataaacaaaaaaaagagagagaagtgCTTATTAagaacttgttttttattttttcttataattgttGCGCAAAAATCTCAATGTAGGTCACAAGTTCCAATTATTTCGATTCGTATTGATAAAAGAATGaccaatcatttaaaaagataagatTACAATGACACAAATAACATTAGAAATACTTAACaaacaagaaatttgttaaagatatttaaaaccccTTCCTAAAAACAATTCCGTTCCTACTtcaaaataattgcaagtaatttatttgaaattgctaaGGCAGACAAAAATTACATGTCTTCTTTCTTAACAATTAAGCAATCGAATTCAATGacaattatacaaaattaaaaatgaattttgacagTTACATTGATTATATATCAACAGGTTCCACCCTCCAGTTATAGGTTAGGACTGCATTGATGAATGAAAATCAACTCACACAACTTTCTTCCCTTTCGCGACAATTACGTATATAAATAGATGTATACGCATTATANNNNNNNNNNNNNNNNNNNNNNNNNNNNNNNNNNNNNNNNNNNNNNNNNNNNNNNNNNNNNNNNNNNNNNNNNNNNNNNNNNNNNNNNNNNNNNNNNNNNACACCTTAAACGATGGTCCTCTGTATGTCATGGCTACTGTGCCAAACACCATTTCGCTTAATAAACTGACATCTTCGCAAGCGAGTTTCTCGTGCTATGAATCAAAAACAATATtagaaatcaaaaaatgtaagtAGATAATTTATAGAGAGCGTATTAGCGCCACATTGAAGTTAGTTGTCGAACGCCAATTGGCTCAAACACGGAGAATCCCGGTTAGACCATAATTAGTTcttgataatttcaaattgaaagcgtttGGAGTCTTAACAAATATATTaactgattttgaattgaaacgttcaaattcaaaacattgtgGATAGGTAAAATTGAATGATTGCAgattaaaatgtctaaaataggacaatttaaatacgttaaaaattgaatattttccgattagaatttgaaaaaatagaccatttaaatttttaaaaattaaaagcattcaaaatttaataatttaaagctgaaaacttataaatttcaataaatttaagctCGAAGCGATgacaatttgacaatttaaaattaaaaagtaaattaaatatttcaaagtgaaagattcctaaattttagaaatttaaccttttattaaatttaaaaaaaaattatgatttaacataaaaatttattagtaatttttataaaatcgaaaaaaaattcaagtttattttcacaattcaaaaaaaaaactcaaatataaacttttagaattgaattatttcagaaaaacatttgaaataaaatcttattttcaattggaaacattaaaaatgaacaaaatgtgtacTGTAGAAACTTGAAACATAAACGAATgataacttcatttaaaactaaaaaaaatttgtcacgcAGAATTGTCATATTCGAATTTTGTTGGACTCAATCCCTTAAAAATTGTATGTTACTTAaagtgaatttaataatttagaaattaactatttttaaattcgaaattcaaacaattcaattatAATCGGGAAATTTAACCTTATGAcagggaaaaattgaaaatatagcgTTTACCATGAaagttcagaattataaaattgtaaacattaaaatatatatgaattattcacttattcaacagaaaaatgtttttttttaaactgtgtttgaaactttgaactttttgtaacgtttttcaaataaaaaaacttcgaTATTCAATGCCCGgttctaaaaaagttaaattttttcaatttattctggaggcatttagttcaaaattgtttaattaagaatCCTTTAAACTGTAAAGTGTGTAACTATCAAGTATTTCAATTTGATACTCTACGATTTGGAAGAAATAAAGAAAACGTAATGCTTTGTACGTTTTTGAAACTGAAACCTaactatttagaatatttaaatataaaattattaattattaatagtttttttgtactaaaaaatgtgatttttgtaaaaaatcgttcaaaagtgaggaatttaaattattgtgaatctttaaagtttaattattattctaaaaacttcgaaaatgaaaaagaaataagttCCTGTAGCTGCGACGCTCGCCAGATAATTTCACAGTGGCGTTAATCAgctctctaacaatttatttataatcaaatatatcAAATGATGGGAAATACCTCGCAAACACAGTTcactttttcggttgaagatttgcATTTTTTGTCTGTGTCACTCTTAAATATAGAACACAGCGAAGGACAAGTTTTAGACTGTGACTTTTCTACAGTCAGTGAATCAAAAAGAAGTTTCCTTCCACGCCACTCACACTCACGAAATAATAATATTCGTACTTGGTCAGTTCCAAAGTGCAACAACTtcctgcaaatttaaattattgtttaaaatgtatgatATAGGCTATACATAACAATATACATATTTGGTAATTGTTTACTTTGATGACTTTTTCGAACTTTGCAGAAAGTGtttcaaaagctttttgaaaaacttctttCTAGTCCAAAAGGAAAATATCAGTCGGAGAAGAGCGAAAAAGTTTGCTGGTTTTCCcaaaaacacaaaataattaaaaaattaaaaatgtccaaaaatcacgtttataaataattgtattcaaGTTCTATTTAATCCACAGGAAATCACCTAAATAAAAGGTAGGGTGTGACCAAGCATAGCCTTTCCCTTTTCCAGGTATgcctttccaattaaaaataaatagtattaTTAATTATGGAACTTTTTCTTGCTTAGTACtataatattttcaagtaataaactGTTCGataataaaattacttaacattgattaaaacaattcattaaaatatatcaatacaTAACATTGATAACATTTTGTAtcaattcatatttctttttaattacaggGCTGGCACAGACCAGTAGAGCGCAGAATCGAAGTCTTGCGTTTTGAGTGACCTTACTATTCGAGcttcattttataattattaaaaaaagaagaaattcatGTAAATCATTGATTTTCATCACTTCtttctaaagtaatttttataaataattcatctagtaaacatattttttatgatattcatgCATAATTAATTACTATCGGTTATATTTTCATACATAAATTTGactaaaatgtattattttattgaaataataaaatcttaatttattatataattaataattgcttagtacataaataatatttttaaatgcacctagttttattaaatactattcatttctatagaaaataAGTGGAATATAATGTGAATAACAGATATAAGAACTagttattattcttgaaaatataacaagaatatattaataaaactaacactttatgtaattttaacaaaatttaaacatttctaaaatatttgaagtttaatcCATTAACGCCTAAACGGACGATTTTTTTATGCTTTGTTCACCCGCGATTTTAAATGTGAACCCGATTGTAAAGAAAATGAGTAATATTCgatgtaaaattttctgaactttcGATTGGGGctgtcagaatttaaaaaaaaaatcatattaacaaagttttatttgtttatttaacaaaaaacacgcAATTTTGAATgacaaacatttttcatttcatatttttacacagaaaacgtcgttggatttttataatttgtgaattttttgcatCCATGGAAGCTAAACTTCAAAATGCAtgtatagattttttcaaattcaagatggaACTATCCAATATGGCcgcttaacccttaaacggccaaaacgccactaccgggacaccgcttttcaacggccaataactaagactattcgaaactagaaaaaattgagacacatatatttttattgcttaagatctcctctttccgacggtgccaatgaaNNNNNNNNNNNNNNNNNNNNNNNNNNNNNNNNNNNNNNNNNNNNNNNNNNNNNNNNNNNNNNNNNNNNNNNNNNNNNNNNNNNNNNNNNNNNNNNNNNNNTGTGAAagctttaagttttaaaatgttatacCTCGCATTTTTTATATAGATACACGCAATAAATTCTCCTCCTTGTATGATGAGCACCAAAGTTTTCCCAGCATCAGAACATAGCGCTTGCAAACAAAggtactttttcttttaaatattcattcgtgcgaaaaaaaaattccagtgatTACGGGGTTTTACAGAGATCCGGGAATTTTCCAGCaatattgtgaaaattaataaatacggGGAAATGCCGGAAATTCGTGAGCAGATCCGGGAAAGATGTCATGAATTtatattaggaatttttattttctgtcctgaattcttaatattataaaattatacggTTCAATAATAAACGGGAAACTGTGGAAATGAACGGGAATTTTGTAAGCAAGACCATGTATTCAATTGTAATTGAATGACTAATTCAATGactaattctaaaatattttactctATAATTTCTCCATTTTAGATGTTCATTTTTAAGTATACGGGGCAGtccacacaatatttgccaccaacatttttttcacgtgaaattttttttttcttgtttaacactcaaaaatattcgatacgtattttttattttaatatgacacgcaaagttttcgagaaattaacaaaatttgtatgtacataaaaaagtacattttttcaattgcttatactgcaatattaaataAAGGTGTGAAAATTCATACGGGAGATAAAATGTGATGCTTTTCCTCAACTTTCGATAgagtatactaaaatccactttaataatttatgtaataatataaatcaaatatttataaacaaataaatttgttcaaactggacctgttttattttgttaatttaacataTTATTAAGTAACATGAAAAAgcgactacaatttttttatttcaaaatccattGCTTCGAAAGTATATGACTACCCACTCCTACATTTTTACCAGAACAAGCAAAACGTTTagtccactctttaaaataaaaataaaaatatatttttttaaacaggtccgaattgaaaaaatctatttgtgtatcaatatttgatttatattattaaataaatatttgaagtggattttagtatactttattagAATGTTGAGGAAAAGCATCACATTTCATCTtccgtatgaattttcatatctttgtttaatattgtagAATAAGcagttgaaaaatgtacttttttatgtaaataaaatttctttttaatttctcgaaaactttgcgtgtcatgttgaaataaaaaaatacgtatcaaatatttttgagtgttgaacaagaacaaaaatattttacgtgaaaaaaattGGTGGGAAATAATGTGTGGAATGCTCCGtacatttttactttataaaatttaaaaatttagttatggaAACTTTaacaattggaaaattaaaacgattgaaattgaacatttttgatgaaaaaaaacaacatttttttaacctgtaaatataaattaatttatgatttttaaaataaactgtactTTAAGGATTAAAagcaaacaataattaattttaccagACGAATCTAAATTCGtttgaaattagaagaatttaccaatgttaaagttgaaaattcactataatctattttaaattctaaaataacttcaaattaatagattcatgcttaaacgcttttattagtttaaatcttattcaaatcttgttttagtctaaaattctcgattttttacccactcaatttgaaaatttttaattatgaaaaagaaaaattatttaatattgatcaatattggactgttcatttaaaattagcaattacaaataaaatattcaaacctGAACAGTTTGATTATActtaaaaatgcacaaaaaaaattCACGGACGTGTTACAATCATTCGAAGATTACCTGTGAATTCTCAAAAATTGACAGAAAGTTTTGTTTTCAAACTGAAGTTTTTTCCGAGGATGTAATTTTTCTCTAAATCcccatttaattttatttatgagtATTAGTAGGAAATCTGTACTTCATATCTTATGAAATTCGTTCTTGTTACATCATTGCTGAACATTGCAAAAATTATGttagaaaaaatcgacttttcgctcttttataataatttgcaatagtttacgagaaaaaataaaaaaatgtatttaaaaaaatatatagaactgTTATTATACGTTTCTCTTATAAACAGAAACTGTAAACAAAatagaggaaaaataaaaaagtcgagtctttccagaaaaaatataaattttattttcattgaattttgaaaacatgaaaagaagatttttaggaaaaatattttgaaacaatttctgCTAATATAAAAAAGGCATCCCATCAGTTTCACTTGGGCTAAACAATTTTCGAggtattttttatatagaaattttctagatatttcaacttttatctgaacatttttattgtacctttcatttttttcgagaaaaatgcaaaaatgagattttccgaaataattttttgaatattaagccATGGTTTACGAAGAACGAAACTTACGAGATATGTAGTAAATATtagaagaattttagaaaaattaaagcaaatttgtcattttaaacatttctttcggTTTAATTAAAAGATTACTTCTCACGTcgtataaaaaaaggaaatgggTTAACCCCATTTTTGAGTAGGTAGTCTTAGaatgattgtaaaaaataaagaatgtatTTAAGTGTGAAATACGTGTTTGTTTATTTTCACCACAGAATAGTATATCAAAATACCAAATTATTCGACACTgactttgaattttctttaaaatttactttatttttagattttttgaaattggtcataaatctatttgtttaaaattatttaaaggttgaaaatagtttataaagtttcaaacggACGTATGCATTTGTTTAACTattaaggcttttgaattgaaacagtttCGTTTTTtcgttccaatttttaaattttttagtttccaaAAGATTCAGAATGCACTTGTGATATAAATTTCTTGGGTTTCctcagttttcaaaattatccatcATTTTTCGGTCCAGCGATccctctattttaaaattattagatttagggtaaacaaaat carries:
- the LOC117182687 gene encoding folliculin-interacting protein 1-like, encoding MYIVMKLLHFGTDQVRILLFRECEWRGRKLLFDSLTVEKSQSKTCPSLCSIFKSDTDKKCKSSTEKVNCVCEHEKLACEDVSLLSEMVFGTVAMTYRGPSFKGWRLEVLCFE